The Leucobacter rhizosphaerae genome includes a region encoding these proteins:
- a CDS encoding amidohydrolase, which translates to MTERLELAFTNGALFDGESYHAAPTHVGVAGGRIVLIGDEVLDAIGPGTEVVDCDGRLVLPGMNDAHVHPIEAGMEMLGCNLADGYTREDYLELVRAYVDAHPSVEWIVGAGWQQAAFPGGAPLREDLDAICSDRPIILSNRDHHSAWLNSEALRRCGIDANTPDPADGRIERDADGAPTGTLHEGARMLALSHAPEPTFDDMYAGFLVGQRKLVDYGITSWQDALIGQYGNHSPEFYTVYRTAEERGELIARVNGALWWERSQGLEQVDAFVARRAAVAGGRFRADTIKIMQDGVAENQTASMIEPYLVPGCECRGSDNAGISFVDPERLPDYVTALDALGFQIHFHALGDRAVRDALDAIGAARDRNGADAGPMHLLAHIQIINPADVARFRALNASANMQPLWASYDPQMIDLTVPFLGDERVAHQYPFGSLHRSGAHLSGGSDWPVTSADPWLGIHVAVNRRVPRSHPDFNERVFLAEEKLDLAVALRAYTLGGIEANGRDHEVGRIAPGYLADLVVTNRDPFAGSAEEIHATHAEHVYVDGRLVTPAHDATIPAAR; encoded by the coding sequence TTGACTGAGCGACTCGAGCTCGCGTTCACGAATGGCGCGCTCTTCGACGGCGAGAGTTACCATGCAGCGCCGACGCACGTCGGCGTGGCCGGCGGCCGCATCGTGCTCATCGGCGACGAGGTGCTCGACGCGATCGGGCCCGGGACCGAGGTCGTCGACTGCGACGGCCGGCTGGTGCTGCCGGGCATGAACGACGCGCACGTGCACCCGATCGAAGCCGGCATGGAGATGCTGGGCTGCAACCTCGCCGACGGGTACACCCGGGAGGACTATCTCGAGCTCGTGCGCGCCTACGTCGACGCACACCCGTCGGTGGAGTGGATCGTCGGCGCGGGGTGGCAGCAGGCGGCGTTCCCGGGCGGTGCACCGCTGCGCGAGGATCTGGACGCGATCTGCTCGGACCGGCCGATCATCCTCTCGAACCGCGATCACCACAGCGCGTGGCTCAACAGCGAGGCCCTGCGCCGCTGCGGCATCGACGCGAACACCCCTGACCCCGCGGACGGTCGCATCGAGCGCGACGCCGACGGCGCCCCCACGGGCACGCTGCACGAGGGGGCGCGCATGCTCGCGCTCTCGCACGCACCGGAGCCCACCTTCGACGACATGTACGCCGGGTTCCTCGTGGGGCAGCGGAAGCTCGTCGACTACGGCATCACGAGCTGGCAGGACGCGCTGATCGGGCAGTACGGCAACCACAGCCCGGAGTTCTACACCGTGTACCGCACGGCCGAGGAGCGCGGCGAGCTGATCGCGCGCGTCAACGGCGCCCTGTGGTGGGAGCGGTCCCAGGGGCTCGAGCAGGTCGACGCCTTCGTCGCGCGGCGCGCCGCGGTGGCGGGCGGGCGGTTCCGCGCCGACACGATTAAGATCATGCAGGACGGTGTCGCCGAGAACCAGACGGCCTCGATGATCGAGCCCTACCTCGTGCCCGGGTGCGAGTGCCGCGGCTCCGACAACGCCGGGATCTCGTTCGTGGATCCCGAACGGCTGCCCGACTACGTCACGGCGCTCGACGCGCTCGGGTTCCAGATCCACTTCCACGCGCTCGGCGACCGTGCCGTGCGCGACGCCCTCGACGCCATCGGCGCCGCGCGGGATCGCAACGGCGCCGATGCCGGCCCGATGCACCTGCTCGCGCACATCCAGATCATCAATCCCGCCGATGTGGCCCGGTTCCGCGCACTCAACGCCTCCGCCAACATGCAGCCGCTGTGGGCGAGCTACGACCCCCAGATGATCGATCTCACCGTGCCCTTCCTCGGCGACGAGCGCGTCGCGCACCAGTATCCGTTCGGCTCGCTCCACCGGAGCGGCGCCCACCTCAGCGGCGGATCCGACTGGCCCGTCACCTCGGCGGACCCGTGGCTCGGGATCCACGTCGCCGTCAACCGCCGGGTGCCGCGGTCGCACCCGGACTTCAACGAGCGCGTCTTCCTCGCCGAGGAGAAGCTCGACCTGGCGGTGGCGCTCCGCGCGTACACGCTCGGCGGGATCGAGGCGAACGGCCGGGATCACGAGGTCGGGCGGATCGCGCCGGGCTATCTCGCGGACCTCGTCGTCACGAACCGCGATCCCTTCGCCGGATCGGCCGAGGAGATCCACGCGACGCACGCGGAGCACGTCTACGTCGACGGCCGCCTCGTCACCCCCGCCCACGACGCGACGATCCCCGCCGCGCGATGA
- a CDS encoding amino acid ABC transporter permease, which produces MTEITHVIPVAPPKRITAVPLRHPWRNLLAFGLIFLLIAFVLDAAQREAYDWPAFATYLLDERVVAAAGVTLALTFLSMFGAIVIGIVLAVMRETSNPVLRAIAWGVIWFFRGTPVYVQLVFWGLLGTIYQSINVGIPFTEPWLVLETADIIPVFWLAVIGLALNEASYMAEIVRAGLLSVDDGQTEAASALGMSWWLMMRKVVIPQAMRVIIPPTGNELIAMLKTTSLVTAVPFSLDLYTRTRDISAATLNPIPLLLVASVWYLFFTSVMMIGQAQLEKHFSKGQSGRSAAPRKKRTARGAGAIRTGATTSPETGTGSTADPVVPGITEGASDERR; this is translated from the coding sequence ATGACAGAGATCACTCACGTGATCCCGGTGGCACCGCCGAAACGAATCACGGCGGTGCCGCTCCGGCATCCGTGGCGCAACCTGCTCGCGTTCGGGCTCATCTTCCTGCTCATCGCGTTTGTGCTCGACGCCGCGCAGCGCGAGGCCTACGACTGGCCCGCGTTCGCGACCTACCTCCTCGACGAGCGCGTCGTGGCGGCGGCCGGGGTCACGCTCGCGCTGACTTTCCTCTCGATGTTCGGCGCCATCGTCATCGGCATCGTGCTCGCGGTCATGCGCGAGACGAGCAACCCGGTGCTGCGCGCGATCGCCTGGGGGGTCATCTGGTTCTTCCGGGGCACCCCGGTGTACGTGCAGCTCGTGTTCTGGGGGCTGCTCGGCACGATCTACCAGTCCATCAATGTGGGGATCCCGTTCACGGAGCCCTGGCTCGTACTGGAGACCGCCGACATCATCCCGGTGTTCTGGCTCGCGGTCATAGGCCTGGCGCTCAACGAGGCCTCGTACATGGCGGAGATCGTGCGTGCCGGGCTGCTCTCGGTCGACGACGGGCAGACGGAGGCGGCAAGCGCCCTCGGCATGAGCTGGTGGCTGATGATGCGGAAGGTCGTCATCCCGCAGGCCATGCGGGTCATCATCCCGCCGACCGGCAACGAGCTGATCGCGATGCTGAAGACGACCTCGCTCGTCACGGCCGTGCCGTTCAGCCTGGATCTCTACACGCGGACCCGGGACATCTCGGCCGCGACGCTGAACCCGATCCCGCTGCTGCTCGTCGCGTCGGTGTGGTACCTCTTCTTCACCTCGGTGATGATGATCGGGCAGGCGCAGCTCGAGAAGCACTTTTCGAAGGGGCAGTCTGGCCGGAGTGCCGCGCCGCGGAAGAAGCGCACGGCGCGCGGGGCCGGCGCGATCCGCACCGGCGCCACGACGAGCCCGGAGACCGGCACGGGATCGACCGCGGATCCGGTCGTTCCCGGCATCACGGAAGGAGCGAGCGATGAGCGACGTTAA
- a CDS encoding LacI family DNA-binding transcriptional regulator, giving the protein MPTTLKDIASHLGISAAAVSMALNGKPGVSPETREQVEAAAASLGYRTNRTGKSLRSGRTGTIGVYFPSTVMEYSLYYAEITRGIAAGLADTDLSPVLLPSALETGDVRDFPVVDGFVIVEPHSDDLGMHELLRGSTPTVCIDPPPPSAASPWGMVESDTAASTRDSLSHMLDRGTARPGLLTIETVSQWSHVVESTYLEWCRAHDVDPEIIRVSVGDSNEAIRDQLAAAMTGAPGACDGLFVCGDGFAVRIAGVLRGLGHAIGESITLVSGVDSTMMKFHTPPITSVDMDPYLYGQRAAQMLAELLREDTRPSTPRVERIPAPLVVRAT; this is encoded by the coding sequence GTGCCGACCACCCTCAAAGACATTGCGAGCCACCTCGGCATCTCGGCCGCAGCGGTCTCGATGGCGCTCAACGGCAAACCCGGCGTCTCCCCCGAGACCCGTGAGCAGGTCGAGGCGGCTGCGGCCTCGCTCGGCTACCGCACCAACCGCACGGGCAAGTCGCTGCGCAGCGGACGCACCGGCACCATCGGCGTCTATTTCCCGTCGACCGTGATGGAGTACTCGCTCTACTACGCCGAGATCACGCGCGGGATCGCCGCGGGTCTCGCCGACACCGACCTCTCCCCGGTCCTGCTCCCCTCCGCACTCGAGACCGGGGACGTGCGCGACTTCCCGGTCGTCGACGGCTTCGTCATCGTCGAGCCCCACTCCGACGACCTCGGGATGCACGAGCTGCTGCGCGGCAGCACCCCCACCGTGTGCATCGACCCCCCGCCCCCGTCTGCCGCCTCACCGTGGGGCATGGTCGAGTCCGACACGGCCGCCAGCACCCGGGACTCCCTCTCCCACATGCTCGACCGGGGCACGGCGCGGCCCGGGCTCCTGACGATCGAAACGGTCTCGCAGTGGTCGCACGTCGTCGAGTCGACCTACCTGGAGTGGTGCCGGGCCCACGACGTGGATCCCGAGATCATCCGGGTCTCCGTCGGCGACAGCAACGAGGCGATCCGGGATCAGCTCGCCGCGGCGATGACCGGCGCGCCCGGCGCCTGCGACGGGCTGTTCGTCTGCGGCGACGGGTTCGCCGTGCGCATCGCCGGGGTCCTCCGCGGGCTCGGGCACGCCATCGGCGAATCCATCACACTGGTCTCCGGCGTCGACAGCACCATGATGAAGTTCCACACCCCGCCCATCACCTCCGTCGACATGGACCCGTACCTCTACGGGCAGCGCGCCGCGCAGATGCTGGCGGAGCTGCTGCGCGAGGACACGCGCCCGTCGACGCCCCGCGTCGAGCGGATCCCCGCGCCCCTCGTGGTGCGCGCGACGTAG
- a CDS encoding acyl-CoA dehydrogenase family protein, with product MTGTTIDDLLPPDLLRRARDRAATTDAENRFFAEDFEELRAIGYLAAVVPDALGGSGLSLESLVTAQRCLAAHAPATSLGVNMHLVWTQVARFLHDRGITTLDGVLRDAVAGEVFGFGISEAGNDAVLLDSTSTAEPHPDGGYRISGTKVFTTLSPVWTRLGVHARCERAGADPELVFGFVRREAAGVRDPGSASAGLAEGRIEHPGTWNPLGMRATQSWTTRLDGVRVRPDDVAARIAPFDGRDPLVLAIFSSFSILTASVYAGIADRALELARAAANRPAPRPGGGEPDGRIRLDDPDTAATLTAAVLRHRRSLDALTLLARDVDERRERDDWFLALAAARNEVCDEARAAVDVAMRLTGSRGFQADSELARLYRDVLAGLFHPSSSAALAATVRGSLADPA from the coding sequence GTGACTGGGACGACGATCGACGACCTGCTGCCACCCGACCTGCTCCGCCGGGCCCGAGACCGCGCCGCCACGACCGACGCGGAGAATCGGTTCTTCGCCGAAGACTTCGAGGAGCTGCGGGCAATCGGCTACCTCGCGGCGGTCGTCCCCGACGCGCTCGGGGGATCTGGGCTCTCGCTCGAGTCGCTCGTGACTGCCCAGCGCTGCCTGGCCGCCCACGCCCCTGCGACGTCGCTCGGCGTGAACATGCACCTCGTGTGGACCCAGGTGGCGCGATTCCTGCACGATCGCGGGATCACGACCCTCGACGGGGTGCTCCGCGACGCGGTCGCCGGCGAGGTCTTCGGGTTCGGGATCTCCGAGGCCGGCAACGACGCGGTGCTCCTGGATTCGACCTCGACGGCCGAGCCGCACCCCGACGGCGGGTACCGCATCTCGGGCACGAAGGTCTTCACCACGCTGTCGCCGGTGTGGACCCGGCTCGGGGTGCACGCGCGCTGCGAGCGGGCGGGAGCGGATCCCGAGCTCGTCTTCGGGTTCGTCCGGCGCGAGGCAGCCGGGGTGCGGGATCCGGGATCGGCGTCCGCCGGGCTCGCCGAGGGACGCATCGAGCATCCGGGCACCTGGAATCCGCTGGGGATGCGGGCGACGCAGAGCTGGACGACCCGTCTCGACGGGGTGCGCGTGCGCCCGGACGACGTCGCCGCGCGGATCGCCCCGTTCGACGGGCGTGATCCGCTCGTGCTCGCGATCTTCTCGTCGTTCTCGATCCTCACGGCATCGGTCTACGCCGGGATCGCGGACCGGGCCCTGGAGCTCGCGCGGGCGGCCGCGAATCGACCGGCGCCGCGGCCGGGTGGGGGCGAGCCCGACGGCCGGATCCGTCTCGACGACCCCGACACGGCGGCCACGCTCACCGCCGCGGTACTGCGCCACCGGCGATCGCTCGACGCGCTGACCCTGCTCGCGCGCGACGTCGACGAGCGGCGTGAGCGCGACGACTGGTTCCTCGCGCTCGCCGCCGCGCGCAACGAGGTCTGCGACGAGGCCCGGGCCGCGGTCGACGTGGCCATGCGGCTCACGGGATCCCGTGGCTTCCAGGCCGACTCCGAGCTGGCGCGGCTCTACCGCGACGTGCTCGCGGGGCTCTTCCACCCGTCGTCGTCGGCGGCTCTCGCGGCGACGGTGCGCGGGTCGCTCGCCGATCCGGCTTGA
- a CDS encoding PhoH family protein: protein MEQQQRSYVLDTSVLLSDPSALFRFAEHSVVLPVVVVMELEKKRHDPELGYFARRALRILDELRAKHLRLDFPVPVGEHGGTVRVELNHTSVEALPSGMRLGDNDTRVLAVAQNLASEGLDVTVVSKDLPMRLKAAALGLGSEEYRAELARDDSYTGTSSVELTEEQMRMLWEDDRLDDVEAVADLPRGTGLILSSPRGSALGRVDGSRSLELVRGDREIFGLTGRSAEQRLAIDLLLDPTVGIVSLGGSAGTGKSALALAAGLEAVLERRQHRKVMVFRPLYAVGGQELGYLPGDHQEKMNPWAQAVFDTLGSIVSENVLDEVVARDLIEVLPLTHIRGRSLHDAFVIVDEAQSLERGVLLTMLSRIGQNSRVILTHDVAQRDNLRVGRYDGIAAVIEKLKGHSLFGHVTLNRSERSEIAALVTELLDTP from the coding sequence GTGGAGCAGCAGCAGCGCAGTTACGTGCTCGACACGTCGGTCCTGCTCAGCGATCCTTCGGCACTCTTCCGCTTCGCGGAGCACTCGGTGGTGCTCCCGGTCGTCGTGGTGATGGAGCTCGAGAAGAAGCGCCACGATCCCGAGCTCGGCTACTTCGCCCGACGGGCGCTGCGGATCCTCGACGAGCTGCGCGCGAAGCACCTGCGCCTCGACTTCCCCGTGCCCGTCGGGGAGCACGGCGGCACCGTGCGCGTGGAGCTGAACCACACGAGCGTCGAAGCCCTGCCGAGCGGGATGCGGCTCGGCGACAACGACACCCGGGTGCTCGCGGTCGCGCAGAACCTGGCGTCGGAGGGGCTCGACGTGACGGTCGTGTCGAAGGATCTGCCGATGCGTCTGAAAGCGGCGGCGCTGGGGCTCGGCTCGGAGGAGTACCGCGCGGAGCTCGCGCGCGACGACAGCTACACCGGCACGAGCTCCGTCGAGCTCACCGAGGAGCAGATGCGGATGCTCTGGGAGGACGACCGGCTCGACGACGTCGAGGCCGTCGCCGACCTGCCGCGAGGCACCGGGCTGATCCTCAGCTCGCCGCGGGGATCCGCGCTCGGCCGGGTGGACGGGTCGCGCTCGCTCGAGCTGGTGCGCGGCGATCGCGAGATCTTCGGCCTCACCGGCCGGAGCGCCGAGCAGCGGCTCGCGATCGACCTGCTGCTCGACCCGACGGTCGGGATCGTGTCGCTCGGCGGCAGCGCCGGCACGGGCAAGTCGGCGCTCGCGCTCGCCGCGGGACTCGAAGCGGTGCTCGAGCGGCGCCAGCACCGCAAGGTCATGGTGTTCCGCCCGCTGTATGCGGTCGGCGGGCAGGAGCTCGGGTACCTGCCGGGCGATCACCAGGAGAAGATGAACCCCTGGGCCCAGGCGGTGTTCGACACCCTCGGGTCGATCGTCTCGGAGAATGTGCTCGACGAGGTCGTCGCGCGGGATCTCATCGAGGTCTTGCCGCTCACGCACATCCGCGGCCGCTCCCTGCACGACGCGTTTGTGATCGTGGACGAGGCGCAGTCGCTCGAGCGGGGAGTGCTGCTCACCATGCTCAGCCGTATCGGTCAGAACTCGCGGGTGATCCTGACCCACGATGTCGCGCAGCGCGACAACCTGCGGGTCGGCAGGTACGACGGGATCGCCGCGGTCATCGAGAAGCTGAAGGGGCACTCGCTCTTCGGCCACGTCACGCTGAACCGCTCGGAGCGCAGCGAGATCGCCGCTCTCGTGACGGAGCTGCTCGACACTCCGTAG
- the mtnA gene encoding S-methyl-5-thioribose-1-phosphate isomerase → MRTIDWIDGAIELIDQTLLPQQLEVLRVTELSALIDDIQRLAVRGAPALGVAGAMGTALIAASVDAANGDEEFDRDEVLRQAALLREARPTAVNLSWGVDRALTRLDEGPAGILEEALLIRDEDIAACISMGLRGADLTRELTGKDRVRVMTICNTGSLATVERGTALGVIQTLLEQGSLEEAFPLETRPLLQGARLTAWELQRMNAPFRLLIDSAGPFLLSRGIADAVFIGADRIAANGDSANKIGSFSLALAAQHAGVPFIVVAPESTVDMSTATGADIEIEDRGVAEVAGFGGVRTAPEGIDAVNPAFDVTPHALITAIVTERRVILPGRGQTLASVPLSDVRS, encoded by the coding sequence TTGCGCACGATCGACTGGATCGACGGGGCCATCGAACTCATCGACCAAACGCTCCTCCCGCAGCAGCTCGAGGTCCTGCGCGTCACCGAGCTCTCCGCGCTGATCGACGACATCCAGCGCCTCGCCGTTCGCGGCGCCCCGGCGCTCGGCGTCGCGGGAGCAATGGGCACGGCGCTCATCGCCGCGAGCGTCGACGCGGCGAACGGCGACGAGGAGTTCGACCGCGATGAGGTGCTGCGTCAGGCCGCCCTCCTGCGCGAGGCCCGGCCGACCGCCGTCAACCTCTCCTGGGGCGTGGATCGTGCGCTCACCCGCTTGGACGAGGGCCCCGCGGGCATCCTCGAGGAGGCCCTGCTGATCCGCGACGAGGACATCGCCGCCTGCATCTCGATGGGCCTGCGCGGCGCCGACCTGACCCGGGAGCTCACCGGCAAGGACCGGGTGCGGGTCATGACCATCTGCAACACGGGCAGCCTCGCGACCGTCGAGCGCGGCACCGCGCTCGGCGTGATCCAGACGCTCCTCGAGCAGGGCTCGCTCGAAGAGGCCTTCCCACTCGAGACCCGCCCGCTGCTGCAGGGCGCGCGCCTCACCGCCTGGGAGCTGCAGCGCATGAACGCCCCCTTCCGCCTGCTGATCGACTCCGCGGGCCCGTTCCTGCTGTCGCGCGGGATCGCGGACGCCGTCTTCATCGGCGCCGACCGCATCGCGGCCAACGGCGACAGCGCCAACAAAATCGGCTCCTTCTCGCTCGCGCTCGCCGCGCAGCACGCCGGAGTCCCCTTCATCGTCGTGGCCCCCGAGTCGACCGTCGACATGTCGACGGCGACCGGCGCGGACATCGAGATCGAGGATCGCGGCGTGGCCGAGGTCGCCGGCTTCGGCGGGGTGCGCACCGCTCCCGAGGGCATCGACGCCGTCAACCCGGCCTTCGATGTCACGCCGCACGCACTCATCACCGCGATCGTGACCGAGCGCCGCGTGATCCTGCCGGGTCGCGGCCAGACGCTGGCGAGTGTGCCGCTCTCGGACGTCCGCAGCTGA
- a CDS encoding BMP family ABC transporter substrate-binding protein: MFFTKRRARAALIAGAASAALLLTSCSGGSGDGGSDSGDAAADGPSFIYITSDPIGQNEFLKSGKVGIDAVAEEFEGSSKTFESKDDATRRSNLEAAIAEAPEVVVMLGFQFGDVAKELAEQNPQQNFLLIDTFVEGAPENLYQATFREQEPSYLLGVEAGLLTEANKVGSVISLDIPLLAKYSGGFAEGAKSVNPDVDTVDPQVIGGDNPFADTARAKEQALAFAATGVDQVFAVGAAANGGIMEAAAEKGFSAYGVDANQCPIAPGFVVDGTIKAVDKVVETVVGEIMDGTSAAEATSSFGLKEEGMTIVSLTEGAADSQCTVMENPEVLEQVKQTRDDIVSGKITVTDPMA; encoded by the coding sequence ATGTTCTTCACCAAGCGCCGCGCCCGCGCGGCCCTCATCGCCGGTGCGGCCTCCGCCGCCCTGCTGCTCACCTCCTGCTCGGGCGGCAGCGGCGACGGCGGCAGCGACTCCGGTGATGCCGCGGCCGACGGCCCCAGCTTCATCTACATCACGAGCGACCCGATCGGCCAGAACGAGTTCCTGAAGTCGGGCAAGGTCGGCATCGACGCCGTCGCCGAGGAGTTCGAGGGCAGCTCCAAGACCTTCGAGTCGAAGGACGACGCCACGCGCCGCTCGAACCTCGAGGCCGCGATCGCCGAGGCTCCCGAGGTCGTCGTGATGCTCGGCTTCCAGTTCGGCGATGTCGCCAAGGAGCTCGCCGAGCAGAACCCGCAGCAGAACTTCCTGCTGATCGACACGTTCGTCGAGGGCGCCCCCGAGAACCTCTACCAGGCCACGTTCCGCGAGCAGGAGCCGTCGTACCTCCTCGGCGTCGAGGCCGGTCTCCTGACCGAGGCCAACAAGGTCGGCTCGGTCATCTCGCTCGACATCCCGCTGCTCGCCAAGTACTCGGGCGGCTTCGCCGAGGGCGCGAAGAGCGTGAACCCGGATGTCGACACCGTCGACCCGCAGGTCATCGGCGGCGACAACCCGTTCGCCGATACCGCCCGTGCCAAGGAGCAGGCGCTGGCCTTCGCCGCGACCGGCGTCGACCAGGTCTTCGCCGTGGGCGCTGCCGCGAACGGCGGCATCATGGAGGCCGCAGCTGAGAAGGGCTTCTCCGCCTACGGCGTGGACGCCAACCAGTGCCCGATCGCTCCCGGCTTTGTGGTCGACGGCACGATCAAGGCTGTGGACAAGGTCGTCGAGACCGTCGTCGGCGAGATCATGGACGGCACCTCAGCCGCTGAGGCGACGAGCTCCTTCGGCCTGAAGGAGGAGGGCATGACCATCGTCAGCCTCACCGAGGGCGCTGCCGACTCGCAGTGCACCGTGATGGAGAACCCCGAGGTGCTCGAGCAGGTCAAGCAGACCCGCGACGACATCGTGAGCGGCAAGATCACCGTCACCGACCCGATGGCGTAA
- a CDS encoding ABC transporter substrate-binding protein, with protein sequence MLKKTLFATAAIALVFTAGCSASDAKDGDAGAASATTAVDLASIEKSDAAAALLPADIAERGTFVLGIDATYPPNEFKDDAGNPIGWEVDLMNAATVKLGLEPDNQISKFENIIPKIEMDKFDSGIAGYYDTVKRQENFDMVDFFIAGNQFGSLEENTITSELDICGQKISVPNGGSAPLYYLPEVEKRCLAEGKGKIEVMGYDTTEEMVAAVSLGRAYAFVADSPVVSYAVKNSEGKLVGSDIYETLPAGAPFKKGNDELVEAFAAAMQELHDDGTYDEILDFWGVEAGRIDTITVNAGTE encoded by the coding sequence ATGTTGAAGAAGACACTGTTCGCAACGGCCGCGATCGCGCTGGTATTCACCGCCGGGTGCTCCGCCTCCGACGCCAAGGACGGCGACGCGGGCGCCGCGAGCGCCACCACCGCCGTCGATCTCGCGAGCATCGAGAAGAGCGACGCAGCCGCAGCGCTGCTGCCGGCAGACATCGCCGAGCGCGGCACCTTCGTGCTCGGGATCGACGCGACCTACCCGCCGAACGAGTTCAAGGACGACGCCGGCAACCCGATCGGGTGGGAGGTCGACCTCATGAACGCTGCCACCGTGAAGCTGGGCCTCGAGCCCGACAACCAGATCTCGAAGTTCGAGAACATCATCCCGAAGATCGAGATGGACAAGTTCGACTCGGGCATCGCGGGCTACTACGACACCGTGAAGCGCCAGGAGAACTTCGACATGGTCGACTTCTTCATCGCGGGCAACCAGTTCGGCTCGCTCGAGGAGAACACGATCACCTCGGAGCTCGACATCTGCGGCCAGAAGATCTCCGTGCCCAACGGCGGCTCGGCTCCTCTGTACTACCTCCCCGAGGTGGAGAAGCGGTGCCTGGCCGAGGGCAAGGGCAAGATCGAGGTCATGGGCTACGACACGACGGAGGAGATGGTCGCGGCCGTCTCGCTGGGACGCGCGTACGCCTTCGTCGCCGACTCCCCGGTCGTGAGCTACGCCGTGAAGAACAGCGAGGGCAAGCTCGTCGGGTCGGATATCTACGAGACCCTGCCCGCCGGTGCGCCGTTCAAGAAGGGCAACGACGAGCTCGTCGAGGCCTTCGCCGCCGCGATGCAGGAACTGCACGATGACGGCACCTACGACGAGATCCTCGACTTCTGGGGAGTCGAGGCCGGTCGTATCGACACGATCACCGTCAACGCCGGCACGGAGTAG
- a CDS encoding ABC transporter ATP-binding protein produces the protein MAAEVSMRGITKRFPGVLADDRVDFEVEAGEIHALMGENGAGKSILMSMLAGVYQPDEGEIFVRGERRSFASPLDAIDAGIGMVFQSFKLFPSLTIAENVVFRSEPTKRGLIDRAAANRRVSDIAAQYGLAIDPTQRVDSVPVGVLQRVEIVKALYREARVLILDEPTAVLTPQETERLFDVLRALKSDGRTIILITHKLGEVMAISDRVTVLRDGRNVAQLVTAESSPAEITRHMTGRDVDLSTPPPANPPGEVVLDVRELTVAGSGERESVSDASLTVRAGEVVGIAGVAGNGQVELAEAIIGMRRTSDGSIRIKDRDLSQSSIAERRDGGIAYIPEDRHAVGSAGTASAVDNLALGHHRSAPILQRGLLSRGAMVEHAKRLISRFGVKIASPATAVGTLSGGNLQKVVVARELDYRSPLLIAEQPTRGVDIGAIESIHRELCEYRDAGGALLLISAELSEIMSLSSRILVMFEGRIVAEVPQAEATEALLGLYMAGHEPDEPHRPGTFAALERRTAQKGAAQ, from the coding sequence ATGGCCGCCGAGGTTTCCATGCGCGGGATCACGAAGCGCTTCCCGGGCGTCCTCGCCGACGACCGCGTCGACTTCGAGGTCGAGGCCGGCGAGATCCACGCCCTCATGGGCGAGAACGGCGCCGGCAAGTCGATCCTGATGTCGATGCTCGCCGGCGTCTACCAGCCCGACGAGGGCGAGATCTTCGTGCGGGGCGAGCGTCGCAGTTTCGCGTCGCCGCTCGACGCCATCGACGCCGGTATCGGCATGGTGTTCCAGTCCTTCAAGCTCTTCCCGTCGCTCACGATCGCCGAGAACGTCGTGTTCCGCAGTGAGCCGACGAAGCGCGGTCTCATCGACCGCGCCGCGGCCAATCGCCGCGTCTCTGACATCGCCGCCCAGTACGGCCTCGCGATCGACCCCACGCAGCGGGTCGACTCCGTGCCCGTGGGTGTGCTCCAGCGCGTCGAGATCGTGAAGGCCCTCTACCGCGAGGCCCGCGTCCTCATCCTCGACGAGCCCACCGCCGTGCTCACCCCGCAGGAGACCGAGCGCCTCTTCGACGTGCTGCGCGCCCTCAAATCCGACGGCCGCACCATCATTCTCATCACGCACAAGCTGGGCGAGGTCATGGCGATCTCGGATCGCGTGACCGTGCTCCGAGACGGCCGCAACGTCGCGCAGCTCGTCACCGCCGAGAGCTCCCCAGCGGAGATCACCCGCCACATGACCGGCCGCGACGTCGATCTCTCGACGCCGCCGCCCGCCAATCCCCCGGGCGAGGTCGTGCTCGACGTGCGCGAGCTGACGGTGGCCGGATCGGGCGAGCGGGAGTCGGTCTCGGACGCGAGCCTCACCGTGCGGGCGGGCGAGGTCGTCGGCATCGCCGGGGTCGCCGGCAACGGGCAGGTCGAGCTCGCGGAAGCGATCATCGGCATGCGCCGCACGAGCGACGGCAGCATTCGCATCAAGGATCGCGACCTCAGTCAGTCGTCCATCGCCGAGCGGCGCGACGGCGGCATCGCCTACATCCCCGAGGACCGGCACGCCGTCGGCAGCGCCGGCACCGCGAGCGCCGTCGACAACCTCGCCCTCGGCCACCACCGGTCGGCCCCGATCCTGCAGCGCGGGCTGCTCTCGCGCGGCGCGATGGTCGAGCACGCCAAGCGGCTCATCTCCCGGTTCGGCGTGAAGATCGCTTCCCCCGCGACCGCCGTCGGCACGCTCTCGGGCGGCAACCTGCAGAAGGTCGTCGTGGCGCGCGAGCTCGACTACCGCTCCCCGCTCCTCATCGCCGAACAGCCGACCCGGGGCGTCGACATCGGCGCGATCGAGTCGATCCATCGCGAGCTCTGCGAGTACCGCGACGCGGGCGGCGCGCTCCTCCTCATCTCCGCCGAGCTCAGCGAGATCATGTCGCTGTCCTCCCGCATCCTCGTGATGTTCGAGGGCCGGATCGTCGCCGAGGTCCCCCAGGCCGAGGCCACCGAGGCGCTGCTCGGCCTCTACATGGCTGGCCACGAGCCCGACGAGCCGCACCGGCCCGGCACGTTCGCCGCGCTCGAACGCCGCACCGCGCAGAAGGGGGCCGCCCAGTGA